Proteins encoded together in one Cicer arietinum cultivar CDC Frontier isolate Library 1 chromosome 4, Cicar.CDCFrontier_v2.0, whole genome shotgun sequence window:
- the LOC101512208 gene encoding HVA22-like protein i: MIGSFLTRALVMVFGYAYPAYECYKVVEKNKPEIEQLRFWCQYWILVAVLTVCERIGDTFVSWVPMYSEAKLAFFIFLWYPKTKGTTYVYDSFFRPYVAKHEPEIDRSLLELRTRAGDYVVLYWQRAASYSQTRIYDILKFVAAQSTPAPRPAQQRPGVRVRQPAPATGQPAAATGTQVEEPPSPASSTSSSQFQREVAEELSSPKVPKAAPPVAGLNNQMSSVAGNQKPPVAGPSTQKSSLAGLSTQKSNPTPQTNIKSASTEADPKKIQAAAPSSSSANENGKSPTKETIMEESIRVTRGRLRKTRSSGTQ, translated from the exons ATGATAGGATCATTTCTTACCAGGGCGCTTGT GATGGTTTTTGGCTATGCTTATCCAGCCTATGAATGCTATAAAGTagttgaaaagaataagccgGAAATTGAACAACTTCGATTTTGGTGCCAGTATTG GATTTTGGTTGCTGTTTTGACAGTGTGTGAGAGAATTGGAGATACTTTTGTATCATG GGTCCCAATGTATAGTGAAGCTAAGTTGgcatttttcatatttttgtgGTACCCCAAGACAAag GGAACAACATATGTGTATGATTCCTTCTTTAGACCATATGTTGCAAAACATGAGCCAGAAATTGATCGCAGCTTGTTGGAACTAAGGACGAGGGCGGGAGATTATGTAGTTTTGTATTGGCAAAGAGCTGCTAGTTACAGTCAGACAAGAATATATGACATTTTGAAGTTTGTTGCAGCACAATCAACGCCAGCACCACGCCCTGCTCAG CAACGACCAGGTGTGAGGGTTCGTCAACCTGCACCTGCCACTGGCCAACCAGCTGCTGCTACAGGAACACAAGTTGAGGAACCCCCATCCCCTGCTTCTAGTACATCTTCAAGTCAGTTCCAGAGGGAAGTAGCAGAGGAATTGAGCTCTCCAAAAGTTCCTAAAGCAGCCCCTCCTGTTGCAGGTTTAAATAACCAGATGTCTTCTGTAGCTGGTAACCAGAAGCCACCTGTAGCTGGTCCGAGTACTCAGAAGTCTTCTTTAGCAGGTTTAAGTACCCAGAAATCTAATCCTACACctcaaacaaacataaaatctGCATCAACAGAGGCTGACCCAAAGAAGATTCAAGCAGCAGCACCTTCATCCTCTTCAgcaaatgaaaatggaaaatctCCTACAAAGGAGACCATAATGGAAGAAAGCATCCGGGTTACACGAGGCAGACTAAGAAAAACCAGATCATCGGGAACCCAGTAG
- the LOC101512731 gene encoding uncharacterized protein translates to MCSENKEASSRITWEGCSVLLDINDGDRLVFARLSPAAKLKIGNKNCSLKPLIGCPFGTVFQLDSSSDGPFLSPLQPKGNVNNTEEIKDGQLNGEVRDNRSLIDNNTAQSLTGEDIEDMRRQGAKGDEIIEALIANSATFEKKTSFSQEKYRLKKQKKYAPKVLMRRPVARSICEAYFKKYPLKIGFLRVDTLSLLLSMANVSSNSDILVVDMVGGLVTGAVAERLGGTGYVCNTYLGQAPYSMDIVRIFNLSDEICKRILRCSMSDLLSQKESQQQNLLNDESQSNDQMNVLGGIEEISHSSENAISDLGAENTTLPALRACKAAKAGEKASPEVVDSWKENGFSSLIIAAPDVDTWTLVKDLLPLLSNSAPFAIYHQYLQPLATCMHNLQLGKMAIGLQISEPWLREYQVLPSRTHPCMQMSAFGGYILSGTKICSS, encoded by the exons ATGTGTAGTGAAAATAAAGAAGCGAGTTCGAGAATCACTTGGGAAGGTTGCAGCGTTTTGCTTGACATCAATGACGGTGACCGTCTCGTTTTCGCTCGTCTTTCACCTGCGGC GAAATTGAAGATTGGAAATAAGAATTGCTCTTTGAAGCCATTGATTGGGTGTCCCTTCGGTACTGTTTTTCAACTTGATTCTTCTTCCGACGGACCTTTTCTTTCTCCCCTTCAACCCAAAG GTAATGTTAATAACACTGAAGAAATTAAAGATGGTCAACTTAACGGTGAAGTTAGGGACAATCGGTCGTTGATTGACAATAATACGGCCCAAAGCCTCACCGGTGAAGATATAGAAGATATGCGAAG GCAGGGTGCAAAGGGTGATGAAATAATTGAAGCTCTGATTGCCAATAGCGCAACATTTGAAAAGAAAACATCATTCTCGCAG GAAAAATATAGACTTAAGAAGCAGAAGAAATATGCGCCAAAAGTACTTATGAGGCGTCCTGTTGCTCGAAG tATATGTGAGGCCTATTTTAAGAAGTATCCATTGAAAATTGG ATTCTTGCGGGTGGACACACTGTCCCTTCTACTTTCAATGGCTAATGTTTCTTCAAATTCTGACATTCTCGTTGTTGATATGGTTGGTGGCCTTGTCACTGGTGCTGTGGCAGAGCGTTTAGGAG GCACTGGCTATGTATGCAACACATATCTTGGACAGGCACCATATTCCATGGATATTGTGAGGATATTTAATTTAAGCGATGAAATCTGCAAGAG AATTCTAAGGTGTTCCATGTCTGACTTGTTGTCACAAAAAGAATCACAGCAACAAAATCTGCTAAATGATGAAAGCCAATCAAAT GATCAAATGAATGTGTTAGGCGGCATTGAGGAAATCTCTCATTCATCAGAAAATGCAATTTCTGATCTTGGTGCTGAGAATACCACATTGCCTGCTCTAAGAGCTTGCAAAGCAGCAAAGGCTGGAGAAAAGGCATCTCCAGAAGTTGTTGACTCATGGAAGGAAAATGGTTTTTCTAG CCTTATTATTGCTGCACCAGACGTGGATACTTGGACATTGGTTAAAGACCTATTGCCACTTTTATCGAACTCTGCCCCATTTGCTATTTATCACCAATATCTTCAG CCTCTAGCAACTTGCATGCACAATCTACAGCTTGGGAAAATGGCCATTGGATTGCAAATATCAGAGCCTTGGCTCCGTGAATACCAG GTACTTCCATCAAGAACTCACCCGTGCATGCAAATGAGTGCATTTGGGGGATACATTCTCAGTGGGACAAAGATCTGCAGCAGCTGA
- the LOC101513058 gene encoding uncharacterized protein: MKERTHFLSLLLPFYFLILFLMALLTSLPQQSHPKHKHNKKQKPKATSSWDQIKNILTCKQMEGSTVHDPSKANNNGYSKMGSTCRSICSLRDVVHGNTRVVHRSDNSSPESSVLGQETSLLKRKPSGKSNGGGNYTSSSSTTSRGMQFRKLSGCYECHMIVDPTRLPIPRSTVCACDQCGEVFPKIESLELHQAVRHAVSELGPEDSGRNIVEIIFKSSWLKRESPMCKIERILKVHNTQRTIQRFEECRDTVKSRATNTTKKNPRCAADGNELLRFHSATLTCALGARGSSSLCATVPGCGVCTIIRHGFQNKGGVRTNASSGRAHDYSVERCEEEDSRRAMLVCRVIAGRVKRVAEEGAPQLSEEEGVSYDSVAGYAGIYSNLEELTVFNPRAILPCFVVIYKVLSS, translated from the exons ATGAAAGAGAGAACACATTTTCTCTCCTTACTACTTCCATTCTACTTTCTTATTCTCTTCCTAATGGCTCTCCTCACATCCTTGCCTCAACAATCCCACCCCAAACACAAACATAATAAGAAACAGAAACCAAAGGCGACATCTTCATGGGACCAAATAAAAAACATCCTAACATGCAAACAGATGGAAGGTTCAACAGTACATGATCCATCAAAAGCAAATAATAATGGATACTCGAAAATGGGTTCAACATGCAGGTCAATATGTAGCTTGAGAGATGTAGTTCATGGAAACACAAGAGTAGTTCATAGGTCTGATAACTCATCACCAGAGAGTAGTGTATTGGGTCAAGAAACGAGTTTACTCAAAAGAAAACCTTCTGGGAAATCCAACGGTGGAGGAAACTACACGTCATCATCATCAACAACTTCCAGAGGAATGCAGTTCAGGAAGCTGTCTGGATGTTATGAATGTCACATGATCGTTGACCCTACCAG GCTACCAATTCCTAGGAGCACAGTGTGTGCTTGTGATCAGTGTGGAGAAGTCTTCCCTAAGATAGAAAGCTTGGAGCTTCATCAAGCTGTTCGTCATGCcg TTTCGGAGCTGGGTCCAGAGGATTCGGGTCGGAACATAGTGGAGATAATCTTCAAGTCAAGTTGGTTAAAGAGGGAGAGTCCAATGTGCAAGATCGAACGGATATTAAAAGTTCACAACACCCAGCGCACGATCCAACGGTTCGAAGAATGCAGAGACACAGTGAAGTCCCGTGCAACCAACACCACCAAGAAAAATCCCCGCTGTGCTGCGGACGGCAACGAACTCCTACGGTTCCACAGCGCAACCTTAACCTGCGCACTAGGCGCACGTGGATCCTCCTCCCTGTGCGCCACCGTACCAGGGTGCGGAGTGTGCACCATAATCCGACACGGATTTCAAAACAAAGGAGGGGTGAGAACCAACGCTAGTAGTGGTAGGGCCCACGACTATTCAGTTGAGAGGTGTGAAGAAGAAGATTCTAGAAGGGCTATGCTGGTATGTCGTGTGATTGCTGGAAGAGTGAAGCGCGTGGCGGAGGAAGGTGCGCCGCAGTTATCGGAGGAGGAAGGCGTGTCTTATGATTCAGTTGCGGGTTACGCGGGAATTTACTCCAATCTCGAGGAGTTAACTGTTTTCAATCCAAGGGCTATCCTTCCTTGTTTCGTAGTCATTTACAAGGTGCTTTCCTCTTGA